A stretch of DNA from Insulibacter thermoxylanivorax:
GGGGAGTGCGGATATCGTGGGAGATGCCGGCGATCCAGTTGGACCGGGCTTCGTCCCGGGCTTTTAGGCTGTTGCTTTTCTGCTGCAGCAGGGCGGACACGCGGTTGACGCTTTGCGCCAGATTGGCTAAGACCCCTTTGGGCTCGATATAGACCTCGCGATCCTCGGCCAGGCTTTCGATGCCCTGCGTGATGGGGCGGATGGAGCGAATCAGTCTGGCGCCGATGATCAGCGACAGCAGCAATCCTAAGGCAATATTTGCGGCCAGCAAGGAAGCGATCTTCAGCGGCAGGGAAGAAACCCAATTCGTAGGGCAAGACATAAAGATATTTGGCCAAGCTGTTCTTAGGGTATCCAACGACGACGATCCCTTCTTCATGCTCCCAGACAAAGACCGGGTAATCCATTAAGTAGCTGCGTGAGAACTTGGATACATCGGCCAAAGAATACACCCTGGGCAGTTCATCCGGCAGTTCATACTCCCAGATCACATGCCCCGCATCTTCAATGAGCATGGCCCAAGCGCGATTCTGCTTCAGCAGTTCAGCGGCGGATGGCTCCAGCATATAGGCGCCGGAGGAAGTGTGCAAGCCCTCCGCCGTTTGCTCCACCACCGTGCTGGGGGATTGTCCCTCGTTCATGCCGCTGAATACCAAGACGCCGAGTAAGATGAAGTTGATGATCAGCAGCAAGATGGAGATCACCATCGTTGCGCCTACAAATCGTCTTAGAATACGAACCGAGCCCTCCATACCTACCCCTCTTTGATCAGCAATTTGTATCCCAAGCCGCGGATCGTCAGCAGATGTTCCGGCGCCGACGGGTTGTCCTCGATCTTCTCGCGAATGCGGCGGATATGCACCATCAGGGTATTCTCGTAGCCGTAATAATCATCGTTCCAAGCGGCCTGACACAGCGCATCGCTGGTGACGATACGGTTGCGGTTCTCATACAGCTTGGACAGCAGCGCGATCTCTTTGGCCGTAAGCGGATACTCCTTGCTGCCATGCTGTACGATCCCGCCCTCCAGATCGACGATGCGGTCGCCTGATACGAAGACGGGACGCTGCTCTTTCATGGGCGGCAGATATACCCGCCTGAGGATCGCCGTCAGCCGGAGGATGAGTTCCCGCGGCAGGAAGGGCTTGACGATATAGTCATCGGCCCCGAGTCCCAGTCCTAACAACCGGTCCTCATCTTCACCTCTCGCCGATAGAAACAGCACAGGCATATCCGAGCTTTGCCGCAAAGCGGCCAGAAGACCGAATCCATCCCCATCGGGCAGCATCACATCCAAGATGGCAATGTCGGGGTTGATGGTGCGGCAAACCTCCAAGGCCTCTGCACAGGCAGAAGCTTGATAGATGCGCGTAAACCCTTCTTTGCGAAGGAAGCCGTCGATCATCGTTCTGATCTCATGCTCATCGTCAACGATGAGTATTTTTTTTTGTGCTTCAATTCTTCCATCACCCATCACCTTCTACCGTCATTATACTGTTTTTTGCTGTTCATACACGGGGAGGTTCGAAGATTTAAGGTTGGTGTAAGGTCCTTGTCAGTTTGCAGTAAGGCTTGCCTGTTACCCTCTAAACTGAACACGACGGATTGGAGGGGTTGAAGATGGAGCAAGTCATTGCAACGCAACAGCTTTCTAAACGATATGGTAATGTTTATCGCGTAAAGCAGGTGAATCTAACGGTCCAAGAAGGAGAAATCTACGGTTTCCTAGGCCCAAACGGAGCGGGCAAGTCCACAACTTTGAAGATGATCCTGGGATTAGTTCGTCCCACGGAGGGCAAGGTGACCGTCTTCGGCAAGGACTTGGACAGCAACCGCCGCCAGATCCTGGCGCAAACGGGGGCCCTCATCGAATCCCCGTCCTTCTACGGGCATCTCACCGGCCTCGAGAATATGCGGGTCGTTCAGAGACTGCGGGATGTACCCGACCAAAATGTAAAGGAAGCGCTGAGCATCGTGCGTTTGGACAAGGCCAAGGACAAAAGGGTGGATCAGTACTCGCTGGGAATGAAACAGCGGCTCGGAATTGCGATGGCGCTGGTGTCTTTTCCGAAGCTGCTCATCCTGGACGAACCTACGAATGGACTGGATCCGGCAGGGATCGGCGAAATCCGTGAGCTGATTAAGTCTCTGCCGCAGCGGTATGAGATGACCGTGCTGATCTCCAGCCATCTGCTGTCCGAGATCGAACAGATCGCCACCTCGGTGGGCATCATCCACGAAGGAGAGATGCTGTTCCAAGGCAGTCTGGAGCAGCTCCAGAACCGAAGCCGTCCTGCGATCAAGATCAAGACCGGCAACAATCCGATGGCGCAGCACATGCTCCTTCGACAAGGGTACGCCCCGGTACAGGACGGAGAGTTTCTCGCCTTGGAAGGGCTCAGGGATGAACAGGCGGCAGAGATCAATCGCTTGTTGGTGACAAACGACATCGATGTGCTGCGGATCGAAGAACATAAGAAGAATCTCGAGAGCATCTTCCTCGATATGACAGGAAAGGAGAGCAGTCTGTAGTGCGTGCGGTCGGTCTTGAATGGTATAAATTGCGTCGCAAACGGGTAGGGTTGATGGTCATTTTATTTTTGCTTGTGGAGATCGGCTGGGCTTTCGCGGCAACGAGCATGTCGATCTCCCGCCGTCCCGATCAAGCGGGGTGGGAACCGCTGATCGCTATGGTCTCATCGATGAATGGGTTATTCCTGCCCATCCTCACAGCGATCTGTGTCTCCCGCATCTGCGATATGGAGCATAAGGGCAGCACATGGAAACTGCTGTTAACCCTGTCTGTCAGGCGCGGGACGCTGTATGCGGCGAAATATCTAACCGCGGTCCTCGTCATGCTTGCAGTATGTTTGCTGCAGGCGACGGCTATGACGGCATTTGGGATGGTCCATGATTTTGAACCGGCGGTGTCCTTCGTGCTGCTGGGCCGATTCGTGCTCGGGACGATGCTGACGACGATGATCCTCATCGCTCTGCAGCAATGGGCATCGATGGCCGTGAAGAACCAGGCTTTTGCTTTGGCGCTTGGGATGGTCGGCGGGTTCTTAGGACTTACCGGGGATCTCCTTCCGGTCCAAGTGAGCAGGTTCTTGATCTGGTCGTACTACACGGGGTTAAGTCCGATTACGCAAAGCTATACCGATGAGAGCTTACATTTTATCGTACGAGAGGCGGCCCCGATGCTGCCTGTGATGGCTGCGCTCATCGCCGTCGGCGCGGTGATCTATGCGGCGGGCAGTGTTCATGTATCGAGACAAGACGTATAGGCGGCTGGAGTATAGGCGGATAGAGGAGGATGGGATGATGTTAAAACGATGTATCTCTGCGGAATGGATGAAGCTGCGACGTTCGCGGATCTGGTGGATCTTGCTGATCCTGCCGATCCTCAGCGTATTGGTAGGCACTGCGAATTACTATATGAACCAGGGTGTATTAATGAAAGAGTGGTACAGTCTATGGTCGCAGGTCGGTTTGTTTTATGGCGAGTTTTTCTTCCCGATCCTGATCGCGATTCTCGGCTCGTACATGTGGCGGTTGGAACACCTCAACAAGAACTGGAACCTGATCATGTCCGCGCCGGTCTCTGCTGCCGGCATCTTCCTGGCGAAGTGGATCGTCGTCGGCGTGCTGTTGGCGTTGGTGCAGCTGTTCTTCTTCGCCTTGTATCTCGCAGGCGGCAAATTAGCCGGACTCACCTCCAGTCTCCCCGGGGAACTGGCAGGTTGGCTGCTTCGGGGCTGGATCGCGGCGCTTACGATCAGCGCTTTGCAGTTAGCACTGTCCATGCGGATTCGCAGTTTCGCTGCTCCGATCGGGATTGGTTTGTGCGGGGTGCTCATCGGACTGGCAATGTTTGTGGCACATCTGGGGATGTTTTTTCCGCATTCGCTGCTCACCATGGGGATGGGGGTCCTCAGTCAGGCGGGTTTGACGTCCGGGGAGCTGCTTACCTTCGCGGTGATGAACCTGTTCTACATGGCGGTGATCATCGCATGGGCTGTGAATCGGATGCGCAAGTCCGATGTTGCAGCTTAAGGTGGATTAAGGCGGGGATGGTCCTGAGAAGGTGGTTCTGAGAAGGTGGTTTGAGAGGATGGTTCTATGAAAGCGGTCAAAGGTTTGCTCACTGGGTGTTTCGTGTTTCTGCTGTTCGCGGCGTAGCCTGAGGAAGCAGGTGTGAAGGAAGGGGGAGTTTGGGAAGGAGTGGTGCGGAAGAGTTGGAGGAGGCGGAGCGTAAAAGTTGGAGGAAGCGGGGCGGAAAAGTTGGCGGAAGCAGGATTGCGGCAAGGGGGTAAGTCAGGGAGAGTCGATGTAAAGCAGCTTTGAAGCTAGGGGAAGCGGTAGGGGAAGCGGGTGCGCTGTGCTAACGGAACAAGAGTGCGTTATTTTACGAAAAATAGGGCAAATCAAAATGTAACGGAACTAGGGTACGTTATTCGATGAATTCTGGAGGAAAAGACCTCCGAGTCCGGCAAATAACGTACTGTAGTTCCGTTAAGATCGAGAAAACCGCAAATCGCACAAAAATAAGGAACTGGCGTTCCGTTAGAACGTCACTCGATAAATTTTACTGAAGAAATGTCGAGTGAAGTGCCGAACCTTCTGTTAAGATCCATATAGGAAAGGGGTGAAGCAGTGCTTAAAGAGTTGAATCAAGTGATGGATTATATCGAGCAGCACTTAACAGAGGAGATCTCTCTTGAGGAAATATCCCGATACGCCGGAGTGTCGGATTATCATTTTCGAAAAATCTTCTATTATCTATCCGGCATGACCTTGAGTGAATACATCAGGAACAGGCGGCTGTCAGAAGCCAACAAAGATCTGTTAAATAAAGAAAGTGTCACGGATGTCGCCTACAAATATGGCTATGAATCCATCGATGGTTTCACTCGGGCCTTTAAAGCGTGGAGCGGATTCTTGCCGTCGGAGGTTGCCAAAACAGGCGTCAGCAAGATGTTCCCCAAGCTTTCATTCTATATCGATGTAAAAGGAGGACAAAGTATGGACTATAAGATCGTGGAGATGCCGGCTTTTAAATTTGCAGGAGTCAGCAAACGGGTGCCCATGCAGTTTGAAGGTGTGAACCAAGCCATCGTTGACTTGGCTAACAGTATCACGCAAGAGAAAAGAGAAGCGATGCATGCCTTGCAAAACATAGAGCCTCGTGAGATCGTAAATGTTTCCTACGAGCATGACTATCAATTTATGAAGGATGAGGGGGAACTGACTCACTTAATCGGCGTTCTAACAACGGAAGACGAGGTGAGCGATCTTCTGGATGTGCTCGAAGTTCCGGCATATACATGGGCTGTCTTTCCCAATGAAGGTCCGTTCCCTGATACTTTGCAGCAGACCTATGCCCGAATTTATTCCGAATGGCTGCCTGCCTCGGATTATGAAGTCATCCAAGCACCTGCATTTTCTTTTACAAAGTTCAATGAGGATCAGCCGGGGGATGCTTACAGTGAAGTATGGATGCCTGTTCGTAAGAAGGGGTAGAGGATGGTTGGTTTCTTAATTCAAACACCTGTCATGAGACAGGTGTTTTTTCGTTAAAGGAAGGTCTTGTGAAGCAATAGATCGTCTCCTTTTTTTTACAAAGGATTTGCTTTATCAACCCTAATCGTTGAAATTCAACCTAATAAATGTGTATAACATAGGTGATAAGAAGGAGGTGGTACAAATGGACCGTGATATAAATAATGCAAAGAGACTATTAGCCATGATCGAGATTTTAGAACAATATACGGATGAAGAGCATGAGAGAAGAAATAAGAAAGATGCAAAAAATCTATGAATAAAACTTTCGAAATTTTTAGACATCTCAAGTTGTCAAATACTTGATCACCTCTTGTGGTTTAATAACAATAGAAATCCAATAGATTCTAACAGCTAATATAGGAGAGATGATATGGAAGATTTGATTGAGAAAGCCATTATTTTTGCAGCCAAGGCGCATGGAGGCCAGACCAGAAAAGGAACCAATATTCCTTATATCACGCATCCATATGCGGTTGGCATGTATCTGCTTAAAGCGAAGTGCTCGGAGGAAGTCATCGCGGCAGGAATCTTGCATGACACGCTGGAGGATACCGACACGACATTTGAGGAATTGGCTGCAGCGTTTGGCGTGAGGGTCGCAAACCTTGTTGCAGCAGCATCTGAGAATGATAAGAGTTTACCGTGGGAAGCTAGAAAACAGCAAACCATCGATCATTTGAAACAAGCATCCCTGGAAGAGATTCAAGTGATTACAGCCGACAAATTACATAACTTGAGATCCATTCGAGCGGATCTTCATCTCCATGGCAATGAGATATGGGAACGTTTTAAACGGGGAAAACGAGAACAACATTGGTATTACGCCGGGATTGTGAAAGCGTTAACAGCAAGGAACTTGCGATTCCGTTTGATTCGAGAACTAAGAGAGGAAGTAGAGGTGGTTTTCGGATCCTTAGAAATGCTTACTGAAGAAGAAATTGATCTGCTTTTCTCTTGCGCATATTTGCATATAAGTGAGGAGATTAGAGAGGAATTAGCTGCTAGACATCTGATTTCGTTGGCGGAATCTGTCATCCGCGAAGCCGAAAAGATCTACCGGAATCAACATGAGCTTACAACGTACGAACTTGTAACGGCGAAATTAGAAGATCTCCATTCCAGGGGAATCAAGTTCGAAACGAATTCGGAAGGGCCGTTTATACTGGCATCCTTTTGTATCGCCTTGCAAAACAAAATGCAATGGTCGGATCAAGAACTGTATAAGCACTTTAAAAGGAATGCCGCCAGACTATAAAATGTGATTCCTATTCGAAGTGAGGCGTGGTTATGCGCGATTATGAGAAGATTGTTTATTGAATGATTATAAGAATAAGAAGATTGCGGAAAGAATTCGAAAGGATCCTGACAGCTATGAATATTGCATCATTCCCAATTATGAAGATCAACTCATATTCACACGCGCAGAGTGTATCCAGATAGGCGATTGTTATGCTAACCTCATTAAGAACGGCGATCATTATGTTTTGGTTTCGGTTTTATTCCATGAGGAAGATTGGAGCATTCAGGCAATCGTCGATTGGGTCAAACATTTTGGCGTAACCGTACACCCGCCAACTACATCGGTGATCGAAATCACGCAAGCTGAGGATATTTATGAAGCTGTAAAGTTCCGAGGGCATGCGGTCATCATGTATGCACGCGGTACAAAAACCATCTCATTAGATCCGAACGAACTTGAAGAAATAACTGAACGATATCAGAGATTCGAAAGAATCAATAATACCGCTTGGGCGGAACCTGTGGAATTAGATGAAACCTATCCTTATCCCGATCCGGATGATATGCTCGATCGTGTTTACCCGTATCCGCCGGAAGATGATGATTTGGATGTTGAGTAATGGGGCAAGCCCTTTGGCGGCTGCCCTCCTTTATTTTAATGTGCATAACAATTAGGAATAAAGGTAATGAACATAACGGCAGGTGAATCATGGTGGATCTTAATAGGGGAATCTATATTATCACAGGGATCATGGCTTCGGGGAAGACGACGATTGCGCAGCTGCTGGCGGAGCAGTTTGATAAGAGTGTACACGTCCATGGGGATGTGTTTCGAAAGATGATCGTCAAGGGAAGACTGGAGATGACACCGGATTATTCTGAACATGCGTTGGAACAATTGAAGCTTCGCTACCGTCTAACAGCCCAAACAGCGGAGATGTATTACAAAACCGGATTTACCGTTGTTGTGCAGGATAATTATTTGGGAGATATGGTACATTGGTTTCTTGACCAATTTGAATCCGAGCCTATTTACTACATTACATTAAATCCGAGCGTCGAAGCAGTTAAAGCAAGAGAGAAACATCGGAATAAGAAGGGTTATATCACCTGGGATGTTGAAACGCTTCATGAATCGCTGAACAAAGAAAACCCAAGGATCGGACTCTGGATCGACTCATCAGATTTGACCCCTGAAGAAACATTATCTGAGATCATCAAACGTGCAGGACGGGAGGCGAGAATGAAATAAAAAAATTATATACAATGGAGGTCTAAGAGACCTGTTTGAAACGAAGATCAGATGAGGCGCCGAAGTACTTATATGACGAAATGACCAGCGAAAAGAGGGGGCTCAATCAATGAAGAAGCATAAGCCCATTAAATGGGGGGGCGTCATTATTCCTTCTCATAGCAGCAATAGGTGGTATCTGGGGTCTATTAAGCAGTGAGGACGAGGAAGAACGGTTTAATCGATTAGAGATTGGCGGTAACAGTAATATTGAATTGTTAAACCAATTGAATGAAAACTGGACATTGCCAGAGGATTATATTCTTGAAATCATAGAAGTGGAAGGAATCACAATGGAATGGGTACAGCCAAGGGATACCATGCCTGATCGAGCAATTCTGCAGCTTCATGGCGGAGCTTATACTCGTTCTCTGGAGGACAATGGAATAACTTATCGGCGCGCTGCTGTACAATATTCCAAACTAAGCGGAGCTGGAGTATTGACGGTGGACTACCGAGTTGCTCCTGAACACCCGTTTCCAGCTGCATTAGAGGATGCATTGCTGGCGTATAAATGGCTGTTGGATGAGGGGTACCAACCAGAACATATCATTATTGCGGGTGATTCGGCCGGCGGCGGACTTACCCTTGCAATGACGCTTTATCTTAGAGATCATCAAATGCCCATGCCCGCGGCTTTGATCACGATGTCTGCGTGGACGAATTTAAATTATAAACGGTGGACACCCCCATATGTTGGTGACGAAAAGCAGGAGGAGATGAGGTTCTGGTTGATGATACCATTAGGGTTGCAGAAAAAGCTAAGGATGCAGGTGTTTATGTGAAGCAAACAATCTATCCTGATATGTTCCATGTCTTTCAGATGTTGTTTCCCGTGTTGCCTGAATCGAACACGGCTTGGCACGAAGTTGAGGAATTTATAAATGAGATCTACTCGAGTATGTTAGGAGATTAAATGATCATGCAATATCAACAAGAAGAATTGGCAAGAGCCGTGACCATACTAACGAATACCATTCACAACTGCGAAAAGATGCAGCGAAAATTCGCTGAGGGAACATCGCAGCATACGCTCTTAAAGAACAGAATCATAGCATTGAATATTTCCAAGGCGCTTCTGACCAACGATCGAACGATGACCTTCACGGTTGAAGAATTAAGGGAGGCCTTGCCGCCCGTAGTCTCCATCATCCATAAAACTGCAAGAGCACAG
This window harbors:
- a CDS encoding response regulator transcription factor, which encodes MGDGRIEAQKKILIVDDEHEIRTMIDGFLRKEGFTRIYQASACAEALEVCRTINPDIAILDVMLPDGDGFGLLAALRQSSDMPVLFLSARGEDEDRLLGLGLGADDYIVKPFLPRELILRLTAILRRVYLPPMKEQRPVFVSGDRIVDLEGGIVQHGSKEYPLTAKEIALLSKLYENRNRIVTSDALCQAAWNDDYYGYENTLMVHIRRIREKIEDNPSAPEHLLTIRGLGYKLLIKEG
- a CDS encoding ABC transporter ATP-binding protein translates to MEQVIATQQLSKRYGNVYRVKQVNLTVQEGEIYGFLGPNGAGKSTTLKMILGLVRPTEGKVTVFGKDLDSNRRQILAQTGALIESPSFYGHLTGLENMRVVQRLRDVPDQNVKEALSIVRLDKAKDKRVDQYSLGMKQRLGIAMALVSFPKLLILDEPTNGLDPAGIGEIRELIKSLPQRYEMTVLISSHLLSEIEQIATSVGIIHEGEMLFQGSLEQLQNRSRPAIKIKTGNNPMAQHMLLRQGYAPVQDGEFLALEGLRDEQAAEINRLLVTNDIDVLRIEEHKKNLESIFLDMTGKESSL
- a CDS encoding ABC transporter permease, which encodes MRAVGLEWYKLRRKRVGLMVILFLLVEIGWAFAATSMSISRRPDQAGWEPLIAMVSSMNGLFLPILTAICVSRICDMEHKGSTWKLLLTLSVRRGTLYAAKYLTAVLVMLAVCLLQATAMTAFGMVHDFEPAVSFVLLGRFVLGTMLTTMILIALQQWASMAVKNQAFALALGMVGGFLGLTGDLLPVQVSRFLIWSYYTGLSPITQSYTDESLHFIVREAAPMLPVMAALIAVGAVIYAAGSVHVSRQDV
- a CDS encoding ABC transporter permease; this encodes MLKRCISAEWMKLRRSRIWWILLILPILSVLVGTANYYMNQGVLMKEWYSLWSQVGLFYGEFFFPILIAILGSYMWRLEHLNKNWNLIMSAPVSAAGIFLAKWIVVGVLLALVQLFFFALYLAGGKLAGLTSSLPGELAGWLLRGWIAALTISALQLALSMRIRSFAAPIGIGLCGVLIGLAMFVAHLGMFFPHSLLTMGMGVLSQAGLTSGELLTFAVMNLFYMAVIIAWAVNRMRKSDVAA
- a CDS encoding AraC family transcriptional regulator; the encoded protein is MLKELNQVMDYIEQHLTEEISLEEISRYAGVSDYHFRKIFYYLSGMTLSEYIRNRRLSEANKDLLNKESVTDVAYKYGYESIDGFTRAFKAWSGFLPSEVAKTGVSKMFPKLSFYIDVKGGQSMDYKIVEMPAFKFAGVSKRVPMQFEGVNQAIVDLANSITQEKREAMHALQNIEPREIVNVSYEHDYQFMKDEGELTHLIGVLTTEDEVSDLLDVLEVPAYTWAVFPNEGPFPDTLQQTYARIYSEWLPASDYEVIQAPAFSFTKFNEDQPGDAYSEVWMPVRKKG
- a CDS encoding HD domain-containing protein — protein: MEDLIEKAIIFAAKAHGGQTRKGTNIPYITHPYAVGMYLLKAKCSEEVIAAGILHDTLEDTDTTFEELAAAFGVRVANLVAAASENDKSLPWEARKQQTIDHLKQASLEEIQVITADKLHNLRSIRADLHLHGNEIWERFKRGKREQHWYYAGIVKALTARNLRFRLIRELREEVEVVFGSLEMLTEEEIDLLFSCAYLHISEEIREELAARHLISLAESVIREAEKIYRNQHELTTYELVTAKLEDLHSRGIKFETNSEGPFILASFCIALQNKMQWSDQELYKHFKRNAARL
- a CDS encoding AAA family ATPase; this encodes MVDLNRGIYIITGIMASGKTTIAQLLAEQFDKSVHVHGDVFRKMIVKGRLEMTPDYSEHALEQLKLRYRLTAQTAEMYYKTGFTVVVQDNYLGDMVHWFLDQFESEPIYYITLNPSVEAVKAREKHRNKKGYITWDVETLHESLNKENPRIGLWIDSSDLTPEETLSEIIKRAGREARMK
- a CDS encoding alpha/beta hydrolase, with protein sequence MNENWTLPEDYILEIIEVEGITMEWVQPRDTMPDRAILQLHGGAYTRSLEDNGITYRRAAVQYSKLSGAGVLTVDYRVAPEHPFPAALEDALLAYKWLLDEGYQPEHIIIAGDSAGGGLTLAMTLYLRDHQMPMPAALITMSAWTNLNYKRWTPPYVGDEKQEEMRFWLMIPLGLQKKLRMQVFM